From a region of the Phycisphaerales bacterium genome:
- a CDS encoding PQQ-binding-like beta-propeller repeat protein, giving the protein MAQSSGTAERRVEDLIFVGFNSRVAALDRYSGELVWQWKSPKGTGFVSLLLDGDRLIASVNGYTYCLEPLFGQQVWVNPLRGFGLGVPSLASVRGMTGASGMGARAAQQQRAAAAAAAG; this is encoded by the coding sequence ATGGCTCAATCGTCCGGAACGGCGGAGCGTCGAGTCGAAGATCTCATCTTCGTCGGCTTCAACTCGCGCGTGGCGGCCCTCGATCGCTACAGCGGCGAACTCGTCTGGCAGTGGAAAAGCCCCAAGGGCACCGGGTTTGTGTCGCTGCTGCTCGATGGCGACCGATTGATTGCATCAGTGAACGGCTACACGTACTGCCTCGAGCCGCTCTTCGGCCAGCAGGTCTGGGTCAATCCGCTGCGCGGCTTTGGGCTCGGCGTGCCCTCGCTGGCAAGCGTGCGCGGCATGACGGGCGCCAGCGGCATGGGCGCCCGCGCGGCCCAGCAGCAGCGCGCCGCCGCAGCGGCCGCAGCGGGCTGA
- a CDS encoding DUF2202 domain-containing protein codes for MKATSMRSRHAVMLTLATGVSMSCSSQNASSTALSESADAQRVAMLDEPTQRALLAALDDERRAEALYAEIISSMGEIRPFVNIVQAERRHQMLLTPLLEKYGVQAPANPYGSFEFEVPATRSEACVLAARSERENIALYDRLLPTIEQQDVRDAFERLRWASAEHHLPAFERCAGS; via the coding sequence ATGAAAGCGACTTCAATGAGATCCCGCCACGCTGTAATGCTGACCTTGGCAACCGGCGTCAGCATGTCGTGCAGCAGCCAGAACGCAAGCTCCACGGCACTGAGCGAATCTGCCGACGCGCAACGCGTGGCGATGCTCGACGAACCCACGCAACGGGCACTGCTCGCCGCTCTGGACGACGAACGCCGCGCCGAGGCGTTGTATGCAGAGATCATCTCCTCGATGGGTGAGATCAGACCGTTCGTCAACATTGTCCAGGCCGAGCGCCGTCATCAGATGTTGCTGACTCCGCTGCTGGAAAAGTATGGCGTGCAGGCGCCGGCCAACCCGTATGGTTCATTCGAATTCGAAGTGCCGGCCACGCGCTCGGAAGCGTGCGTGCTGGCCGCCAGGTCAGAGCGAGAGAACATCGCCCTCTACGACCGGCTGCTGCCGACCATTGAGCAACAGGACGTTCGAGACGCGTTTGAACGGTTGCGCTGGGCGTCCGCGGAACATCATCTTCCGGCGTTCGAACGGTGCGCGGGCAGTTGA